The following coding sequences lie in one Drosophila sulfurigaster albostrigata strain 15112-1811.04 chromosome 2R, ASM2355843v2, whole genome shotgun sequence genomic window:
- the LOC133835877 gene encoding neurofibromin isoform X3 has translation MATQKPGEWATGLLARFEDQLPNKIGAYGTQARMSQDQLVACLIHISRYRFSLVISGLTKMLQRVNEAALQNRHEPERCYFESLVIILTTLERCLTNQTKDTARFEEAMNVKLLLREISQFVDVQSDNNPNAAQLKALASKVLFALSQNHFSAVFNRISARIQELTSCSEENPDYNDIELIQHIDMDMIKLTKLLQETITKFRSKRAPPLILLYSLEKAIWNWIEYHPQEFQDLQRGTNRDISTCWEPLLDFVEYFKTENKKSKTLVWPLQMLLLILNPSSLEATVNELQQSEKEKEKEKVPSKSASSTSRDKDFSARQFIESIKRGLGPHSPSKQVTESSAIACVKLCKASTYININDSNNVVFKLVQYFINDLKALLFNPVKPFSRGQGYNFADIELMIDCWVSCFRINPHNIEALKVCLNLSSPQAYHFVIVCSLLRLAHIYVDFRLQNKNPFRIVNQPRLPWWPQTDVVHYRSAELRALFTDTLNKATQGYIAHTPLRYITSLTLKSKDTQKGLTRAEEGPAHKMLLLLLVRLIHADPTLLLNTQGKVAHEVQSSTLELINGLVSLVHQTTLPDVAQEAMEALLALHAPEKIEVWNPEAPINTFWDVSSQVLFSISQKLIQHQIANYTDVLKWLREILICRNTFLQRHKDYAHVGSQIAICKQAHIKMEVVFFMYLWSVDLDAVLTSLSCFGLLCEEAEICCSSDELTVGFIMPNYHIYQELAQLSSSATDTRICFFDNSHGNVLSRLTLQKRIMTLLRKIEHCVHGVQPAWEETFRNWEVSSKVLQTYPKLKTEDAQAEMFHRGMGKRRASHQSSEHDLEEQINEWANMTWFLLALGGVCLQKRNSNRQILLQQSQNNSSVASLAQASLYSSSTSSGHGSLHPSTVSLSTIPPAPPQDVSYCAVTQFIGQLLRLLVCSNEKLGLNIQKNVKELVGEEMSTQLYPILFDQVRAIVEKFFDQQGQVNVNVTDINTQFIEHTIYIMKSILDPKASKDPNNDQPSPSEHLGVTSIEGMMLGIVRYVRHLDMNVYAIRIKTKLCQLVEVMMKRRDDLAFRQEMKFRNKLVEYLTDWVMGTSHQIAPPSSADASILTNTSIIFRDLDQACMEAVAALLRGLPLQPEESDRGDLMDAKSALFLKYFTLFMNLLNDCIDSSEAEKELNNTPLLPPRPRMAAGKLTALRNATIQAMSNLLGANIDSGLMHSIDLGYNPDLQTRAAFMEVLTQILQQGTEFDTLAETVLADRFEQLVQLVTMISDKGELPIAMALANVVTTAQMDELARVLVTLFDAKHLLSPLLWNMFYREVEVSDCMQTLFRGNSLGSKIMAFCFKIYGASYLQMLLEPLIRPLLDDQEETCFEVDPARLEPTEDIEEHRNNLIALTQKVFDAIINSSDRFPPQLRSMCHCLYQVLSKRFPNLLQNNIGAVGTVIFLRFINPAIVSPQELGIVGKQVPSSAKRGLMLMSKILQNIANHVEFSKEQHMLCFNDFLRDHFEAGRRFFIQIASDCETVDQTSHSMSFISDANVLALHRLLWTHQEKIGDYLSSSRDHKAVGRRPFDKMATLLAYLGPPEHKPVDSHMMFSSYARWSSIDMSSTNFEEIMVKHQMHEKEEFKTLKSMNIFYQAGTSKSGYPVFYYIARRYKIGETNGDLLIYHVILTLKPFCHSPFEVVIDFTHTCSDNRFRTEFLQKWFYVLPTVAYDNVHAVYIYNCNSWVREYTKFHDRILAPLKGNRKLMFLESPNKLSDFIDAEQQKLPGATLSLDEDLKVFSNALKLSHKDTKVAIKVGPTALQITSAEKTKVLAHSVLLNDVYYASEIEEVCLVDDNQFTLSITNESGQLSFIHNDCDNIVQAIIHIRNRWELSQPDSVTVHQKIRPKDVPGTLLNMALLNLGSCDPNLRTAAYNLLCALTATFDLKIEGQLLETQGLCIPSNNTIFIKSVSEKLATNEPHLTLEFLEESIQGFQRSTIELKHLCLEYMTPWLKNLTKFCKSNDDAKKLKVSQILDKLICLTIDQKEMYPSVQAKIWGSIGQIPELIDMVLDNFLHKSITYGLGSPQVEIMADTAVALASANVQLVSKKVITRMCRVMDKSCTNPTQYLEQHMMWDDIAILGRYLLMLSFNNCLDVATSVPYLFHTITFLVCSGSLSMRASTHGLVINIIHSLCTCTNPSFGEEAQRVLRLSLDEFSLPKFYLLFGISKVKSAAVTAFRSSCRHPTDKWLGNERVTQPLPADRERLSLPSLEVITDALLEIMEACMRDVPDCEWLHTWTSLARSFAFCYNPALQPRALIVYGCISKSVTDHEVKQLLRILVKALESFNDLILIEALVMCLTRIQPLLRPESPIHRALFWVAISVLQLDEITLYGAGLALLEQNLHTLKSQGCFDRTETIAEVMMKTREKLEWHFKQLDHAVGLSFRSNFHFALVGHLIKGFRHPTPTTVSRTSRVLTMLLGIIAKPLHRDKFEVTPDSVAYLTALVAVSEEVRSRCHVKHALPRWPADLSCSSMDNGEVPNGVSTIGQPLSRRQKSWDILDQSALQFARQHKVPTLQNARVLFKTQRSFSVPTTKDPNNASGIEERQERGSRSSVSNESNVLLDPEVLPDLSIQALVLTVLATLVKYSSDEGETRVLYQYLAEGSVVFPKVFPVIHSLLDQKINNILSVSHDQVVLNSVQNIIQNMLASEDPSQQQLHFLQSCGFGGLWRFAGPFTKYNMMGESSELFVNCLEAMVETCLPGDESAPVPPSPRPYNLSSSLSSLTLGSPTDKAA, from the exons ATGGCTACTCAGAAGCCTGGAGAATGGGCGACTGGTCTGCTCGCAAGATTTGAGGATCAG CTGCCAAACAAAATCGGTGCCTATGGAACGCAGGCGCGCATGAGCCAGGACCAGTTGGTGGCATGTCTCATACACATCTCGCGCTACCGCTTCTCGCTGGTCATTTCCGGTTTGACCAAGATGTTGCAGCGGGTCAACGAGGCG GCACTACAAAATCGACATGAGCCAGAACGATGTTATTTCGAATCACTGGTCATTATATTGACCACCTTAGAACGATGTCTAACCAATCAAACCAAGGATACAGCACGTTTCGAGGAGGCGATGAATGTCAAATTGTTGCTTCGCgaaatttcacaatttgtgGACGTGCAAAGCGACAACAATCCAAATGCTGCTCAATTGAAAGCGCTTGCCTCGAAAGTGCTCTTTGCATTATCTCAGAATCACTTCTCCGCCGTATTTAATCGAATCTCAGCACGCATACAGGAGTTGACATCGTGCTCCGAGGAGAACCCCGACTACAACGACATTGAATTAATACAGCACATTGATATGGACATGATCAAGCTAACCAAGTTGTTGCAGG aAACTATTACTAAATTTCGCTCAAAGCGCGCACCGCCGCTAATTTTACTTTACTCGCTGGAGAAAGCGATTTGGAACTGGATCGAATATCATCCACAAGAGTTTCAGGACTTACAGCGTGGCACAAATCGAGACATATCTAC ATGCTGGGAACCCCTTCTGGACTTTGTGGAGTATTTCAAAACcgaaaataagaaaagcaaaactttAGTGTGGCCACTACAAATGTTATTGCTCATATTAAATCCCTCTAGTCTTGAGGCCACTGTCAACGAACTGCAGCAGTCGGaaaaggagaaagagaaagaaaaagtgCCATCAAAGTCAGCATCATCGACATCGCGTGACAAAGACTTTTCAGCCAGACAATTCATTGAGAGCATTAAACGCGGACTAGGTCCACATTCGCCCTCAAAACAAGTTACTGAATCGTCAGCCATCGCATGTGTCAAGCTTTGCAAAGCATCCACTTATATCAACATCAATGATTCCAATAATGTGGTCTTCAAATTGGTGCAATACTTTATAAATGATCTCAAGGCGCTGCTCTTTAATCCCGTGAAACCTTTCTCACGCGGACAAGGTTACAATTTCGCCGATATCGAACTAATGATTGACTGCTGGGTATCCTGTTTCCGCATCAATCCCCACAATATAGAAGCTCTCAAGGTTTGCCTTAATCTCTCCTCACCGCAAGCCTACCATTTCGTAATTGTATGTTCGCTGCTGCG ATTGGCACACATTTACGTGGACTTCCGGTTACAGAACAAGAATCCCTTTAGGATTGTCAATCAGCCGCGTCTTCCTTGGTGGCCACAGACCGATGTAGTCCATTATCGTTCCGCTGAGCTGCGTGCTCTTTTTACGGATACGCTCAACAAGGCAACGCAAGGCTACATTGCTCACACGCCGCTACGATACATAACGTCACTAACGCTCAAGTCTAAGGACACACAGAAAGGTCTCACACGTGCCGAAGAGGGACCAGCTCACaagatgctgctgctactcCTTGTGCGCCTTATACACGCCGATCCCACtctattattaaat ACGCAAGGAAAAGTCGCACATGAAGTGCAGAGCTCCACACTAGAACTCATTAATGGTTTAGTCAGTCTGGTGCATCAAACAACTTTACCTGACGTCGCCCAAGAAGCCATGGAGGCATTGCTAGCGTTGCATGCACCCGAAAAAATAGAAGTTTGGAATCCTGAGGCAcccataaatacattttgggATGTCAGCTCGCAGGTGCTGTTCTCAATTTCGCAAAAGCTGATACAACATCAGATCGCTAACTATACGGACGTGCTCAAGTGGCTGCGTGAAATACTTATCTGCCGAAATACGTTCCTGCAACGGCACAAGGACTATGCCCATGTTGGCAGCCAGATTGCTATTTGCAAGCAGGCGCATATTAAAATGGAAGTGGTCTTCTTCATGTACCTATGGAGCGTCGATTTGGATGCAGTGCTGACATCGCTTTCATGCTTTGGTTTACTTTGCGAAGAAGCAGAGATCTGCTGCAGCTCAGATGAATTAACGGTGGGTTTTATAATGCCCAATTATCACATCTACCAGGAACTGGCACAGCTCTCTTCAT CTGCCACGGACACGCGCATCTGCTTCTTCGACAACAGTCATGGCAATGTGCTGAGTCGCCTAACATTACAGAAGCGTATCATGACTCTCTTGCGTAAAATCGAGCACTGTGTACACGGTGTTCAACCTGCCTGGGAAGAAACGTTTCGCAATTGGGAAGTATCCAGCAAGGTGCTTCAAACTTATCCCAAGCTAAAGACAGAGGATGCGCAGGCAGAAATGTTTCATAGGGGCATGGGCAAGCGACGAGCCAGCCACCAAAGTTCTGAACACGATCTGGAGGAGCAAATCAACGAATGGGCCAATATGACATGGTTTCTTCTCGCACTTGGCGGTGTTTGTCTGCAAAAACGCAACAGCAATCGACAGATTTTATTGCAGCAATCGCAAAACAATTCATCAGTGGCATCGCTGGCGCAAGCATCGCTCTACTCAAGCTCAACTAGCTCTGGCCATGGTTCTCTACATCCCAGCACAGTGTCTTTGTCTACGATACCACCAGCGCCTCCACAAGATGTGAGCTATTGCGCGGTAACACA ATTTATTGGTCAGCTGTTGCGTTTGTTGGTATGCAGCAATGAGAAGCTTGGTCTCAACATACAGAAAAACGTTAAGGAACTAGTGGGCGAAGAAATGTCTACACAACTTTATCCCATACTCTTTGATCAGGTCAGAGCCATAGTGGAAAAGTTCTTCGACCAACAGGGCCAGGTCAATGTAAATGTAACGGATATAAATACCCAATTCATCGAACATACCATTTATATAATGAAATCCATACTGGATCCTAAGGCGAGTAAGGATCCGAACAATGACCAGCCGTCGCCGTCGGAACATTTGGGAGTAACCAGTATCGAGGGCATGATGTTGGGCATTGTGCGCTACGTGCGTCATTTGGACATGAATGTCTATGCTATACGAATCAAGACAAAACTGTGTCAACTCGTGGAGGTCATGATGAAGCGTCGAGATGATTTAGCCTTTCGTCAGGAGATGAAATTCCGCAACAAGCTAGTCGAATATCTAACTGACTGGGTTATGGGAACATCGCACCAGATAGCACCACCCAGCTCTGCAGATGCCTCAATACTGACTAATACGTCTATAATCTTTCGTGATCTGGATCAGGCTTGCATGGAGGCAGTGGCTGCTTTACTTCGTGGACTTCCATTACAACCGGAGGAATCGGATCGTGGAGATCTGATGGATGCCAAGAGCGCATTGTTTTTGAAGTACTTTACGCTATTTATGAACCTACTCAACGATTGTATTGATAGCTCTGAGGCAGAAAAAGAGCTGAATAATACACCTCTGTTGCCGCCACGACCACGGATGGCAGCTGGTAAATTGACAGCACTCAGAAATGCTACCATCCAAGCAATGTCTAATCTATTGGGCGCCAACATTGACTCTGGCCTAATGCACTCCATCGATCTTGGCTATAATCCTGATTTACAAACACGCGCCGCTTTCATGGAAGTCCTCACACAAATTCTGCAACAGGGCACAGAGTTTGACACACTTGCTGAAACGGTGCTGGCGGATCGCTTTGAGCAGCTGGTACAGCTCGTAACCATGATCAGTGACAAGGGTGAATTACCTATTGCCATGGCCTTGGCAAACGTGGTGACCACAGCGCAAATGGATGAACTCGCTCGTGTGTTAGTCACACTCTTTGATGCTAAGCATTTGCTCTCCCCTCTGCTATGGAATATGTTCTATCGCGAAGTTGAGGTTTCGGACTGTATGCAGACGCTCTTCCGTGGCAATTCCTTGGGAAGCAAAATTATGGCATTCTGCTTTAAGATCTATGGTGCCAGTTATTTGCAAATGCTTCTGGAACCGCTCATTCGACCACTGCTTGATGATCAAGAAGAGACCTGCTTTGAGGTAGATCCAGCAAGACTAGAACCAACAGAAGACATTGAAGAACATCGCAACAATTTGATAGCACTTACACAGAAAGTGTTCGATGCCATTATAAATTCTTCAGATCGCTTTCCGCCCCAGTTGCGTTCGATGTGCCATTGCCTATACCAAGTGCTCAGCAAACGATTCCCCAATTTGCTGCAGAACAATATCGGTGCCGTGGGCACAGTCATCTTTCTACGCTTCATCAATCCGGCTATAG TTTCGCCGCAAGAACTGGGAATTGTGGGCAAACAGGTGCCCAGTTCGGCGAAGCGAGGATTAATGCTAATGTCGAAGATACTGCAGAACATTGCTAACCACGTAGAGTTCTCCAAAGAGCAGCACATGCTTTGCTTTAATGACTTTTTGAGAGATCATTTTGAGGCCGGTCGACGCTTTTTCATACAAATTGCTTCCGATTGCGAGACCGTGGATCAGACGTCGCACAGCATGAGCTTCATTTCTGATGCAAATGTGTTAGCTCTACATCGTTTGCTGTGGACGCATCAGGAAAAGATTGGCGACTATTTGTCCAGTAGTCGAGATCACAAGGCTGTTGGTCGACGACCTTTTGATAAGATGGCCACTCTGTTGGCGTACTTGGGTCCACCAGAGCACAAACCCGTTGACTCGCACATGATGTTCAGCTCGTATGCGCGTTGGAGCTCCATTGATATGTCCTCGACCAACTTCGAAGAAATTATGGTCAAGCATCAAATGCACGAAAAGGAGGAATTCAAGACGCTCAAATCCATGAACATATTCTATCAAGCAGGCACCAGCAAATCAGGGTATCCTGTTTTCTATTACATAGCCAGGCGATACAA AATTGGCGAAACTAATGGAGATTTGTTGATTTACCATGTTATTCTTACACTTAAACCATTCTGTCACTCGCCCTTCGAAGTGGTCATCGACTTTACGCACACCTGCTCCGATAATCGCTTCCGCACAGAATTCCTGCAGAAATGGTTTTATGTGCTGCCCACCGTAGCCTATGATAATGTGCATGCGGTTTACATTTACAATTGCAATTCGTGGGTACGCGAATACACAAAATTCCACGATCGCATTCTGGCACCGCTCAAGGGTAATCGAAAGCTTATGTTCCTGGAGTCACCAAACAAGCTAAGTGATTTTATTGATGCCGAGCAACAGAAGCTGCCAGGCGCCACGCTCTCATTGGACGAGGATCTAAAGGTGTTTAGTAACGCTCTGAAACTTAGTCACAAGGACACGAAAGTCGCCATCAAAGTGGGTCCTACAGCTTTACAGATAACGTCCGCCGAAAAGACCAAAGTATTAGCGCATTCCGTGCTCCTCAATGATGTTTACTACGCGTCAGAAATTGAGGAAGTTTGCTTGGTGGACGATAACCAATTCACTTTATCCATAACCAACGAAAGTGGCCAGCTGAGTTTCATTCACAACGACTGCGACAACATCGTGCAGGCTATAATACACATACGAAATCGCTGGGAACTTAGCCAGCCAGACTCAGTTACAGTGCATCAAAAAATACGACCCAAGGATGTGCCAGGCACACTTCTAAACATGGCGCTTCTTAATCTGGGATCATGTGATCCCAATCTGCGTACAGCAGCCTACAATTTGTTATGCGCTTTAACAGCCACATTTGACCTTAAGATTGAAGGACAGTTGTTGGAGACGCAAGGTCTTTGCATACCCTCTAACAATACTATTTTCATTAAGTCCGTGAGTGAGAAGTTGGCCACTAATGAACCTCATCTCACACTGGAGTTTCTGGAGGAGTCCATACAAGGCTTCCAACGCAGCACCATTGAACTGAAACATTTGTGCTTGGAGTATATGACGCCGTGGCTAAAGAACTTAACAAAGTTCTGTAAGTCCAATGATGATGCCAAGAAACTAAAAGTCTCACAGATTCTGGACAAACTCATCTGTCTGACCATCGATCAAAAGGAAATGTATCCCTCAGTGCAGGCGAAAATCTGGGGCTCCATTGGCCAAATACCAGAGCTCATTGACATGGTGCTGGATAATTTCCTGCACAAATCGATTACCTACGGCTTAGGATCGCCTCAAGTAGAGATTATGGCCGATACGGCTGTGGCACTAGCTTCTGCCAATGTCCAATTGGTATCAAAGAAGGTCATAACACGTATGTGTCGTGTCATGGACAAGTCATGCACGAATCCCACACAGTATCTGGAACAGCATATGATGTGGGACGACATAGCCATACTAGGACGCTATCTACTCATGTTATCGTTCAATAACTGCTTGGACGTGGCCACCTCGGTGCCCTATCTTTTCCACACTATCACGTTTTTGGTCTGCTCTGGATCGCTCTCTATGCGGGCATCAACACATGGCTTGGTCATCAATATTATACACTCACTCTGCACATGCACTAATCCCTCTTTTGGCGAGGAAGCTCAACGTGTCCTGCGCCTATCGCTAGATGAATTCTCGCTACCCAAATTCTATTTGCTTTTCGGCATTAGCAAAGTCAAATCCGCGGCTGTGACGGCCTTCCGCTCCAGCTGTCGCCATCCAACAGACAAATGGTTGGGCAATGAACGAGTTACTCAGCCATTGCCTGCAGATCGTGAGCGTCTCTCGTTGCCCTCACTGGAGGTTATCACAGACGCATTGCTAGAAATCATGGAGGCCTGTATGCGCGATGTGCCCGACTGTGAATGGCTGCACACTTGGACATCGTTGGCACGCAGTTTCGCCTTCTGCTACAATCCAGCACTACAACCCCGGGCTCTCATCGTCTATGGTTGCATTAGCAAGAGCGTGACAGATCATGAGGTTAAGCAACTGCTGCGTATATTGGTCAAGGCTCTCGAATCCTTCAAcgatttgattttaattgagGCTTTGGTTATGTGCCTAACACGTATTCAGCCGCTTTTGCGTCCGGAGTCGCCCATACATCGAGCTCTCTTCTGGGTGGCCATATCTGTGCTGCAGCTGGATGAGATTACACTCTATGGTGCTGGTCTAGCTTTGCTGGAACAGAATCTGCATACGCTCAAGTCGCAAGGTTGCTTTGACAGAACGGAAACTATAGCTGAGGTTATGATGAAAACACGCGAGAAGCTCGAGTGGCATTTCAAGCAACTGGATCATGCTGTTGGTTTGTCTTTCCGCAGCAATTTCCACTTTGCTCTGGTGGGACATCTTATTAAG GGTTTCCGACATCCCACGCCAACCACTGTGTCCCGTACGTCCCGTGTACTCACCATGCTGCTGGGAATTATCGCCAAGCCGCTGCATCGTGACAAATTTGAGGTGACACCAGACAGTGTAGCCTATCTGACAGCGCTCGTGGCAGTCTCCGAGGAGGTGCGCTCCCGCTGTCATGTAAAGCATGCGCTGCCACGCTGGCCTGCAGAtctcagctgcagcagcatggACAACGGTGAAGTACCTAATGGCGTGTCGACT ATTGGCCAACCGTTGTCGCGTCGGCAAAAGAGTTGGGATATTTTGGATCAATCAGCTCTACAGTTTGCGAGACAACACAAAGTACCCACACTTCAG AATGCGCGAGTATTATTCAAAACTCAACGCTCATTTTCGGTACCAACCACAAAGGATCCGAATAATGCTAGCGGCATCGAAGAACGTCAG GAACGCGGTTCACGCTCGTCAGTGTCAAATGAATCAAATGTCTTGCTCGATCCTGAGGTGCTGCCCGATCTGTCTATACAAGCACTAGTTTTAACCGTACTGGCGACCCTCGTCAAATACTCATCAGATGAGGGCGAAACGCGCGTGCTTTATCAGTATTTGGCCGAGGGATCGGTTGTTTTTCCCAAAGTCTTTCCAGTCAT TCATTCATTACTGGATCAGAAGATCAATAATATACTGTCAGTGTCCCATGATCAAGTTGTGCTGAATTCAGTGCAGAATATCATACAGAACATGCTGGCCAGCGAGGATCcctcacagcaacaactacatttTCTGCAGAGCTGCGGCTTCGGTGGACTTTGGCGTTTTGCTGGACCCTTCACAAAG TATAATATGATGGGTGAGTCGTCAGAGTTGTTTGTGAACTGCTTGGAGGCTATGGTAGAAACATGTTTGCCTGGCGATGAATCAGCTCCAGTGCCACCCTCTCCGCGTCCCTATAACTTGAGTTCCAGCTTGAGCAGCTTAACGCTTGGCTCACCCACTGACAAAG CTGcatga